The following is a genomic window from Pseudomonadota bacterium.
TCCTCTCCAAAAGGCTGCCAGTCCCAACGCCTGACTTGGATCACCTCCATCAACACCTCGCATTTCAAGAAATTGTTTGAGGCGAATTTCTGGAAACAGGGTTGTTAAATGGTCTTGCCAATCTTGTAGAGTGGGTTGTTTTCCTTCATGGCCTGGGAGCTTACCGTCTAAATATAGTTGAAAGGGGTGCCCTGAAACATCGAGATAATCATCTCCCTGTTTTATAAAATACATGGGCACACCCAAGGCATAATCAACATAAGACTCAAAACTCATATTCTCTTTAAATGCAAAAGACAGCAAACCACAGCGGTCTGGATCTGTATGTTTCCAAATATGACTACGATAGCTTTGAAAACCGTTGACCTTTCCTTCTTTAAAGGGAGAGTTGGACAAAAGCCCCGTTAACATTGGCTGTAGTGCCAGAGCTACTCGCAATTTCTTTGCCATATCTGCTTCACTGGAATAATCAAGTGCGACTTGAATTGCAGCTGTCGCTTGCATCATGTTGTGGCCCAAGTTTCCTTTTTTGAGCATATACGAACGCATAATAGAGTAGCGTTGCTTGGGCATCCAGGGAATATCTTGCAGGCGCGACTTGGGATCATACCCCATGGCCAGAAAATCCAACTTCAGTTGTGTGCCTACTTCTTGAGTTTCTCGTTCAAACTGTAAAAGCTCTTTTTCCAGTTGATGCACATTGGTGTGTTTACTTGAAGAAAGTTCTATTTGTCCTCCTGGTTCTAGAGTGACGGTACTGCCCTTACGATACAAAGCAATGAGATAACTTTGTTCAAAAACGGGCAGCCAGCCATACCTTGTAAGTCCCTTCAGGAGGGTTTCAATACCTTGATGTCCTTTGAAAGTGGCACGCTTTAAGTGATCACTTTGATAGACAAACTTTTCAAACTCTAGACCAACACGCCACTGCGCTTGCAGCTTACAACCTTTTTGGAAGTAATCAATCAACTGTGCTTTGGTCGTGATCAAATCGGCGTGATTCATATGGGATTTAAATTCTCGAAGTTTCTGCCAGTGTATCATGCGATACACCTTATAGAAACGTATATGGCAAACCAAAAATAATGGGGGTTGCTTTTGTGATCCAATAAGGAGATCAACACCGTGGCTGACGTCACTCTACCTCATCCCTACCTTCTGCACCATCATTTTATACAAGAACCCCCATCTTCGGAGCTTGTGGACCATTGATGGGCCTACAGGATGGTGTGTGACGCCGCAAAAAGGGTCCTCCCTGTCCTTTTTGAAAGTGGTGGGTTGCAGCGCGCTTATTTGCCTCGGGGTGGGGATGCCCCGAGCCTTTTTTTTAAACCTAAGCGACGCAAAATGGAAAGGACCTTACCATGCGAGCAACAAACTCAATCAACCGCGTAATCCTTGTTGGCTATATCGGTGATCATCCCTACACTTTAGGGGATATACTGAAGTGAAATCAAAACCTCTGTTTCCTGATACGCTCGAAGTGCTCATTTACCCAAGTAAACTGCGCGCTTCTCGCTATCATTAAACTAGAGGTTTTGATTTCACGAGAGTATAAAACAACCCATGCCCAAACCATTCTCAGTGTAGTCACTCGAGATTTTTCCGAAGAGCCCATCGGAAACACGTACATCCTAAGCCGGTGGCACACGGTTGTTGTCAAGGATTTTATGGCCAGAGAGTATATTGATCTGCATCTCAAAAAAAGGGATGGCGTTTTTATCGAGGTTCAACTGGAGTATGTTCATCATGGAATTGCCGAAATTGTCATTTCCCCCTCTTGTGGTCATATCCGGCGTTTAGGTGAAGCCCCTATTCAAGAATTAGGCAAGAGGTTTGT
Proteins encoded in this region:
- a CDS encoding glutamate--cysteine ligase, which translates into the protein MIHWQKLREFKSHMNHADLITTKAQLIDYFQKGCKLQAQWRVGLEFEKFVYQSDHLKRATFKGHQGIETLLKGLTRYGWLPVFEQSYLIALYRKGSTVTLEPGGQIELSSSKHTNVHQLEKELLQFERETQEVGTQLKLDFLAMGYDPKSRLQDIPWMPKQRYSIMRSYMLKKGNLGHNMMQATAAIQVALDYSSEADMAKKLRVALALQPMLTGLLSNSPFKEGKVNGFQSYRSHIWKHTDPDRCGLLSFAFKENMSFESYVDYALGVPMYFIKQGDDYLDVSGHPFQLYLDGKLPGHEGKQPTLQDWQDHLTTLFPEIRLKQFLEMRGVDGGDPSQALGLAAFWRGILYDSCNLQAVYERVKDWSYEEVREFLEEVARSGLNARLQGTSLLDLGKEVIDLAEQGLKYQRIHGQDDRIYLDPLKEIIDSGKTPAQRAIETFVSCDKDIDQTIRTLIRPKVSAICLNDISSKK